Proteins encoded by one window of Rouxiella chamberiensis:
- the galT gene encoding galactose-1-phosphate uridylyltransferase: MSSFDPIEHPHRRYNPLSDQWVLVSPHRARRPWQGQQETPSNETLPAHDPDCFLCPGNTRVTGDVNPDYQGTHVFTNDFAALMPDTPFAPESNDPLMRCQSARGTSRVICFSPDHSKTLPQLSVDALEKVVKTWQEQSADLGKDYPWVQVFENKGAAMGCSNPHPHGQIWANSFLPNEADREDHLQRQYLAQHGSSMLVDYVQREQADGSRTVVETEHWLAVVPYWAAWPFETLLLPKAKVLRLTELSDEQRRDLALALKKLTSRYDNLFQCSFPYSMGWHGAPYSEGDYSHWQLHAHFYPPLLRSATVRKFMVGYEMLAETQRDLTAEQAAERLRAVSDVHYREAEVK; the protein is encoded by the coding sequence ATGTCTAGTTTTGATCCCATTGAACATCCCCATCGTCGCTATAACCCGCTGAGCGATCAGTGGGTGCTGGTAAGTCCACACCGCGCCAGGCGCCCGTGGCAGGGACAGCAGGAAACGCCGTCAAACGAGACGTTGCCCGCGCACGATCCCGACTGTTTCCTGTGTCCGGGCAATACCCGCGTCACGGGCGACGTCAACCCTGACTATCAGGGTACGCACGTCTTTACCAACGACTTTGCCGCGTTGATGCCGGACACGCCTTTTGCGCCGGAAAGCAACGATCCCCTGATGCGCTGTCAGAGCGCGCGCGGCACCAGTCGCGTGATCTGCTTCTCGCCGGATCACAGCAAAACGCTGCCACAGCTTTCCGTTGATGCGCTGGAAAAAGTCGTGAAAACCTGGCAGGAGCAGAGCGCCGACCTGGGCAAAGACTATCCGTGGGTTCAGGTCTTCGAGAACAAGGGCGCGGCGATGGGATGCTCCAACCCGCATCCTCATGGCCAAATCTGGGCCAACAGTTTCCTGCCGAACGAAGCCGATCGTGAAGACCATCTGCAACGTCAATATCTGGCGCAGCACGGCTCTTCCATGCTGGTCGATTATGTACAGCGCGAGCAGGCCGACGGCAGCCGCACGGTCGTTGAAACCGAGCACTGGCTGGCAGTCGTGCCTTACTGGGCGGCGTGGCCGTTCGAAACCCTGCTGCTGCCGAAAGCCAAAGTGCTTCGTCTTACCGAACTGAGTGACGAGCAGCGTCGTGATCTGGCACTGGCGCTGAAAAAACTCACCAGCCGTTACGACAACCTGTTCCAGTGTTCTTTCCCGTATTCAATGGGTTGGCACGGCGCGCCCTACAGCGAGGGGGATTACTCGCACTGGCAGCTGCATGCGCATTTTTATCCGCCATTGCTGCGATCGGCGACGGTACGAAAATTCATGGTCGGCTATGAAATGCTGGCTGAAACCCAACGAGATTTGACTGCCGAGCAGGCCGCCGAGCGCCTGCGTGCGGTCAGTGACGTTCATTATCGCGAGGCCGAAGTAAAATGA